The genomic stretch GAGGAACCCATCTACTCGACCTACCATTGAAATTAGTAGATGGTAAGCAGGCATAACAAGAGCTAGACTTAAACCTTGGCAAGGGTGTGGCTCAAGGGGTCGATCATCGCAAGATTAACTCGACTTTGAAAAGGGGTCAAGTCTTTACATTAATTATTTTAACAGATTCATCAACTTTAGAAAGGGTAGTGGTTTTCCATCGATGTTTGTCCAGCGCCCTGCTGATTTTCCTCTAATTCCAGGCTCTTTTTTACCCTAATTTTCCGGATTCAACCACACTTCACTGACGGCGGCCCAATGTCGTTAGCTCTTCGCCGTTGTGACGTTGGGCTGGGGGTGATGCATTGGATTCCACTGTGTTGATGACTTTCATTGTACCCATCGACAAAATGAGCTACCCATGCACGGCAGAAGTACAGATATTGCAGGAGCAAACTATTTTTCTTTGATTAAAAATCTTGGCAAATATCCAAGATAGCATTACAGTGAATCAACATTTTTTCACAAATCACCGCGCAAGTGCGCTCTGTTGCCAGTGTTTATGTCGGTTGTCTAGGTGCGCCATGGTAGTGCCGAATGCGCACCATAATAATGCGTGATAGGCTGGGGCAGCGTGATTTCGATGAAACAGATTGATATTTAAGACTAATTTTTTTGGCGCACATCCTGCTACAAAAAGATTTATACTCAAGGACGCTCTGAGTAACTCGGGTTGATTTTAAGCTAAGCTGAAATTGATCATGACTTGTTTAGAACTTCCTCAATAATTACACTTGAAAATTTAACAACCCTTCTGGAGGAACAGAATGTCTGTAAATATCGTCCTGGATATGATCAAGGAAAACGATGTTAAATACGTTGATTTCCGCTTCACTGATACCCGCGGCAAGGAGCAACATGTTACGTTTCCTGCCAGCACTATCGATGAAGAGTCTCTGCTGGCTGGCAACATGTTTGACGGCTCATCCATCGCTGGTTGGAAAGGCATCAATGAATCTGACATGATTTTAATGCCTGACTGCACAACGGCGGTAATGGACCCCTTCTTTGAAGAGTCAACTCTGATCCTTCGTTGTGACATCGTTGAGCCCACCACCATGCAGGGCTACGAGCGTGACCCACGTTCAGTCGCCAAGCGTGCAGAAGCCTACCTGAAGTCCACGGGCATTGCTGATGCGGCATTCTTCGGCCCTGAGCCAGAGTTTTTCATTCTTGATGATGTGCGCTGGGGCTCTAGCATGAGCGGCAGCTTTGTAAAAATTGATTCAGATGAAGCCGAGTGGAATTCTGAAAAAGTATTTGAAGATGGCAATATTGGCCATCGTCCTGGTATCAAAGGCGGCTATTTCCCAGTGCCACCGGTTGATGCACTGCACGACATTCGTGCTGCTATGTGTGAAACCATGGAGCAGATGGGCCTTAAAATTGAAGTACATCACCATGAAGTAGCCACTGCTGGCCAGTGTGAAATCGGTGTTGCATTCAATACTCTGGTTAATAAGGCGGATGAAGTTCAAATCCACAAATATGCGATTCATAATATCGCCCACATCTATGGAAAAACGGCGACTTTCATGCCGAAGCCAATTGTAGGTGATAACGGCTCGGG from Gammaproteobacteria bacterium encodes the following:
- the glnA gene encoding glutamate--ammonia ligase, coding for MSVNIVLDMIKENDVKYVDFRFTDTRGKEQHVTFPASTIDEESLLAGNMFDGSSIAGWKGINESDMILMPDCTTAVMDPFFEESTLILRCDIVEPTTMQGYERDPRSVAKRAEAYLKSTGIADAAFFGPEPEFFILDDVRWGSSMSGSFVKIDSDEAEWNSEKVFEDGNIGHRPGIKGGYFPVPPVDALHDIRAAMCETMEQMGLKIEVHHHEVATAGQCEIGVAFNTLVNKADEVQIHKYAIHNIAHIYGKTATFMPKPIVGDNGSGMHVHMSLAKDGQNIFAGDGYGGLSETALFYIGGIIKHARALNALTNASTNSYKRLVPGFEAPVMLAYSARNRSASIRIPYVTNPKGRRVELRFPDCTANPYLAFAAMMMAGLDGIQNKIHPGEAMDKDLYDLPPEEEAEIPTVAHSLDQALEELDNDRAFLTAGGVFTDDMIDAYIKLKMEEVTQLRMTTHPVEFELYYSC